The Betaproteobacteria bacterium genome contains the following window.
CCACCACGGCGACTCCGGGGACCACGACCGCCACGCCCGGCACGACCACGGCGACTCCGGACGCCACGACCGCCACACCGGGCACGACCACGGCGACTCCGGACGCCACGACCGCCACACCGGGCACGACCACAGCGACTCCCGACACCACGACCGCCACGCCCGGCACGACAACCGCCACACCGGGCACTACGACAGCGACACCCGGGGCAACCACTGCAGCACCCGGCGCTGCGACCGCCACGCCGGGAAGTGCACCGTCGGCAACCGGCGCGGCCACATCCGGTG
Protein-coding sequences here:
- a CDS encoding cytochrome b/b6 domain-containing protein, producing MAAPVADGALPGVAVAAPGAAVVAPGVAVVVPGVAVVVPGVAVVVSGVAVVVPGVAVVASGVAVVVPGVAVVASGVAVVVPGVAVVVPGVAVV